Proteins encoded in a region of the Flavobacterium sp. MDT1-60 genome:
- a CDS encoding CoA transferase subunit A: MITKKVNNVQEAIEGIESSMTIMFGGFGLCGIPENTIAALVNTMISDLTCISNNAGVDDFGLGLLLQKKQIKKMISSYVGENAEFERQMLSGELEVELTPQGTLAERCRAAQAGIPAFFTPAGYGTEVAEGKEVREFNGKMHIMEQAFKADFAIVKAWKGDEAGNLIFKGTARNFNACMAGAAKITIAEVEELVPVGTLDPNQIHIPGIMVQRIFQGEKFEKRIEQRTVRQRN, from the coding sequence AGTAAATAACGTTCAGGAGGCCATTGAAGGAATCGAAAGCAGCATGACCATAATGTTTGGAGGTTTCGGATTATGTGGAATTCCTGAAAATACGATTGCAGCCTTAGTAAACACCATGATTTCAGACTTAACATGTATTTCAAATAATGCAGGAGTTGATGATTTTGGTTTAGGATTGCTTTTGCAGAAGAAACAAATTAAAAAAATGATTTCATCTTATGTGGGTGAAAATGCCGAGTTCGAACGCCAAATGCTTTCAGGAGAATTAGAAGTGGAACTGACCCCACAAGGAACTTTGGCAGAACGTTGTCGTGCAGCACAAGCCGGAATTCCAGCTTTCTTTACACCTGCTGGTTACGGAACCGAAGTTGCCGAAGGAAAAGAAGTCCGCGAATTCAACGGAAAAATGCATATCATGGAACAAGCCTTCAAAGCGGACTTCGCAATTGTAAAAGCGTGGAAAGGAGATGAAGCTGGAAATCTTATCTTCAAGGGAACCGCCAGAAACTTCAATGCTTGTATGGCGGGTGCTGCAAAAATCACCATTGCTGAGGTTGAAGAATTGGTTCCGGTTGGAACGTTAGATCCAAATCAAATTCATATTCCGGGAATTATGGTACAGCGTATTTTTCAGGGAGAAAAGTTTGAAAAGAGAATTGAACAACGTACTGTCAGACAAAGGAATTAG
- the bla gene encoding class A beta-lactamase, subclass A2, whose protein sequence is MTKFSVILFSFLSFQAYSQTTNKLRQQLNQIIAIKNATVGISIKSIEDKDTLSINGNLKTPLMSVFKFHIALTVLNQVDGGKLSLDQKIFIKKKDLHEDTWSPMREDYPEGNMYLTLEKLLRYTVSHSDNNGCDLLINLVGGTKVIQKFINKQGIKDFVIKVNEQQMQSWENLYVNTTTPLATTELLEKFYKGEVLKENTTKYLYQIMVETSRGITWMKAGLPEGTELAHRTGISGTNDNNLRVAMNDVGIVKLPNGKHFILSVYLKDITESKEDTEKTIADIAKITWDYFTKKKLDN, encoded by the coding sequence ATGACGAAATTTTCTGTAATTCTTTTTTCATTTTTGTCTTTTCAGGCTTATTCGCAAACTACAAATAAACTGCGACAACAATTAAATCAGATTATTGCAATTAAAAATGCAACGGTTGGTATTTCTATTAAAAGTATTGAAGATAAAGATACTTTGAGTATTAATGGAAATCTGAAAACACCATTGATGAGTGTATTTAAATTCCATATCGCTTTAACCGTTTTAAATCAAGTTGACGGAGGAAAACTTTCTTTAGATCAAAAAATATTTATTAAAAAGAAAGATTTGCATGAAGATACGTGGAGCCCGATGAGGGAGGATTATCCAGAAGGTAATATGTATTTAACGTTGGAAAAATTGTTGCGATACACTGTTTCGCACAGTGACAATAACGGATGTGATTTGTTGATCAATTTAGTTGGAGGTACGAAAGTCATTCAGAAATTTATAAATAAACAAGGAATTAAGGATTTCGTGATTAAGGTAAATGAACAGCAAATGCAGTCTTGGGAAAATCTTTATGTGAATACAACAACACCATTGGCAACAACGGAATTGCTGGAAAAATTCTATAAAGGAGAAGTTCTAAAAGAAAATACAACGAAGTACTTATACCAAATAATGGTAGAAACTTCAAGAGGAATTACCTGGATGAAAGCCGGACTTCCAGAAGGAACTGAATTAGCGCACAGAACCGGAATATCTGGAACAAATGATAATAATTTGAGAGTAGCCATGAATGATGTTGGAATTGTAAAGCTTCCAAACGGAAAACATTTTATCCTTTCGGTTTATTTAAAAGACATTACTGAAAGCAAAGAGGATACAGAGAAAACAATAGCAGATATTGCAAAAATAACCTGGGATTATTTTACGAAGAAAAAATTAGATAATTAG